In Liquorilactobacillus nagelii DSM 13675, the following proteins share a genomic window:
- a CDS encoding LysR substrate-binding domain-containing protein: MLKLHDLAYFCSLYRLKTFTAVAKAFNVEQPTVTLAIKRLETSLQATLVFRNRSKGIIQITPAGEILYRHANRMLQDANLAQIEIKQYANHKIRFGLPPIIGSLYFPQIVNEVIQTGLLKNLEIDETGSQQLLNDLLGGKIDIALLATLLPVKNDRIKIDFLGSRNFYIISAVDHWLATKSTVDFQQLKNESFISLNGKFIHEELLRLYSHQAHFKPKVVFETQSISTLKKLVARNAGIGLLVGDAVNQHDQLSLTKIVPALPEKFNISVVTRKNYLPDESEKKFIEKLLLLKQKMA; the protein is encoded by the coding sequence ATGCTTAAATTACACGATCTCGCCTACTTTTGCAGTTTATATCGCTTGAAAACTTTTACTGCAGTCGCTAAAGCATTTAACGTTGAACAACCCACGGTTACTTTAGCCATAAAACGTTTAGAGACCAGTTTACAAGCCACTTTAGTTTTCCGAAATCGTTCTAAAGGAATCATTCAGATTACTCCTGCTGGCGAAATTCTCTACCGCCATGCTAATCGAATGCTGCAAGATGCTAACCTAGCACAAATTGAAATTAAACAATATGCTAATCATAAAATTCGTTTTGGTTTGCCACCAATTATTGGCAGTTTATATTTCCCCCAAATTGTCAATGAGGTTATTCAAACTGGCTTGTTGAAAAATCTAGAAATTGATGAAACTGGCTCACAACAGTTATTAAACGATTTACTAGGTGGTAAAATTGATATTGCTTTATTAGCAACTCTGCTACCTGTTAAAAATGACAGAATCAAGATTGATTTTCTTGGTAGCCGAAATTTCTACATTATCTCGGCAGTTGACCATTGGTTAGCAACTAAATCAACTGTTGATTTTCAGCAACTTAAAAATGAATCTTTTATTTCGCTTAATGGTAAATTTATCCACGAAGAATTATTGCGACTCTATTCTCACCAAGCACATTTCAAACCTAAGGTCGTTTTTGAAACTCAAAGCATCTCGACTTTGAAGAAACTAGTTGCTAGAAATGCCGGAATTGGACTGTTAGTAGGTGATGCCGTCAACCAACACGACCAACTTTCATTAACGAAAATTGTCCCGGCTTTACCAGAAAAATTCAACATTTCCGTTGTTACGCGAAAAAATTATTTACCCGATGAATCCGAAAAAAAATTCATCGAAAAATTATTACTCCTCAAACAAAAAATGGCGTAA
- a CDS encoding zinc-binding alcohol dehydrogenase family protein translates to MQAIGFQKSLPINATNSLFSFESSIPVPAKHDLLVEVSAVSVNPVDVGVRKSHSQALKKPKILGWDAVGIVKSIGSAVSLFQTGDRVFYAGSFKRPGSNSQYQLVDERIAAHAPKKLTDAQAAAMPLTALTDWEALFEQLEIQPQKSTNQAAVILIINGAGGVGSIATQLAHQSGLTVIASASRSESIDWTLRHGADLTVNHRNNLVKEVQKLGFATVDYILELNDLDGHWNEMADLIKPGGKIVSITENRQPVDLKKITRKRVKFAWEWMFSKSYYQTADLISQHQILEKIANLLDQKKLQSTLTTELSPINVTNLKKAHQLVESNQMIGKVVVSNHHS, encoded by the coding sequence ATGCAAGCAATTGGATTTCAAAAATCTTTACCAATTAATGCCACAAATAGTCTATTTTCTTTTGAAAGTTCCATCCCAGTTCCTGCAAAACACGATTTACTGGTTGAAGTTTCCGCAGTTTCGGTCAATCCCGTTGATGTTGGAGTTCGTAAAAGCCATAGTCAAGCTTTAAAAAAGCCAAAAATTCTCGGCTGGGATGCAGTTGGTATTGTTAAAAGCATTGGTTCTGCTGTTAGTTTGTTTCAAACTGGTGACCGGGTTTTTTATGCCGGTTCTTTTAAACGACCGGGATCCAATAGCCAGTATCAACTAGTCGATGAACGAATTGCTGCTCATGCCCCTAAAAAGTTAACTGATGCTCAAGCAGCCGCAATGCCGCTGACTGCTTTAACTGACTGGGAAGCCCTTTTTGAACAGTTAGAAATTCAGCCGCAAAAATCAACCAATCAAGCAGCTGTAATTTTAATTATCAATGGTGCCGGTGGTGTCGGGTCGATCGCTACTCAATTAGCTCATCAAAGTGGATTAACTGTAATTGCGAGTGCTTCAAGGTCAGAAAGTATTGACTGGACATTGCGTCACGGAGCTGATTTAACCGTCAATCACCGTAATAATTTGGTTAAAGAAGTCCAAAAATTAGGATTTGCGACAGTTGACTATATTTTAGAACTCAACGACCTTGATGGCCATTGGAATGAAATGGCTGATTTAATCAAACCCGGTGGAAAAATTGTTTCAATTACTGAGAACCGTCAGCCAGTTGATTTAAAAAAAATAACGCGTAAACGAGTAAAATTTGCGTGGGAATGGATGTTCAGCAAATCCTACTACCAAACAGCTGATTTAATCAGTCAACATCAAATTTTAGAAAAAATAGCAAACTTGCTAGATCAAAAGAAACTGCAAAGCACACTAACCACAGAACTTTCGCCCATTAATGTAACCAATCTTAAAAAAGCTCATCAATTAGTTGAAAGCAATCAAATGATTGGTAAAGTAGTTGTCAGTAATCATCACAGCTAA
- a CDS encoding flavocytochrome c: MTKKFIFQPTSLKELADQYDLLVIGSGGTGLTAALQAKELGAKVAILEKMAKIGGNTTRASSGMNAAETNAQLQHGIIDSYQEFYQDTYRGGGRLSNPELLQYFTSHAALSINWLATEGIVLDDLTITGGMKLKRTHRPSSMAPIGGFLVTGLLKKVAEQQIPLFTNVHVDQLLQAADTTVKGALVTLPDGSKKKLTASAVILATGGFGASHKLLQKFRPDLADYQTTNQPGATGDGILLAQAAGSGLVDMDQVQVHPTVQQDTDHAYLIGEAVRGEGAILVTANGQRFVNELDTRKNVTEAINQLPTKSAYLILDSRIREHVKAVDFYDQIGLVKHGETLAELASEIEVPAEKLAATIATWNQQVAQQHDDDFERSTGMDRDISVGPFLAIHIAPAVHYTMGGVRINAKAQVLKENGTPLKGLFAGGEVAGGLHGNNRIGGNSIAETVIFGRQAGLQACKYLTKIKSEIS; encoded by the coding sequence ATGACTAAAAAATTTATTTTTCAGCCGACTTCATTGAAAGAATTAGCAGATCAATATGATCTATTAGTAATTGGTTCTGGTGGAACAGGTCTAACCGCAGCTTTGCAAGCTAAAGAACTTGGAGCAAAAGTTGCAATTTTAGAAAAAATGGCTAAAATCGGCGGCAACACAACTCGAGCTTCTTCAGGAATGAATGCAGCTGAAACTAATGCACAATTACAGCATGGAATTATTGACAGTTATCAGGAATTTTATCAAGATACTTACCGTGGTGGTGGTAGATTAAGCAATCCGGAATTATTACAGTATTTTACTTCGCATGCCGCTTTATCAATTAATTGGTTGGCAACAGAAGGGATCGTACTGGATGATTTAACAATTACCGGTGGAATGAAATTGAAACGAACTCATCGTCCAAGCAGTATGGCACCAATTGGTGGTTTCTTGGTCACTGGCTTATTGAAGAAAGTTGCTGAACAGCAGATTCCATTATTCACTAATGTCCATGTTGATCAGTTACTACAAGCAGCTGATACAACAGTCAAGGGAGCACTGGTTACGTTACCAGATGGTTCCAAAAAGAAGTTGACTGCTTCAGCGGTAATTTTAGCAACTGGTGGTTTTGGCGCTAGTCATAAATTATTGCAAAAATTTCGACCAGATTTGGCTGACTATCAAACAACTAATCAACCTGGAGCAACTGGTGATGGTATTTTATTAGCACAAGCAGCGGGAAGTGGGCTGGTTGATATGGATCAAGTTCAAGTCCATCCTACCGTTCAGCAGGATACAGATCATGCTTACTTAATTGGCGAAGCAGTTCGTGGTGAGGGAGCTATTTTAGTTACAGCTAACGGGCAGCGGTTTGTTAATGAATTGGATACTCGAAAAAATGTGACAGAAGCAATTAATCAATTACCGACCAAAAGTGCGTATTTAATTTTAGATTCAAGAATTCGTGAGCATGTTAAAGCGGTAGATTTTTATGATCAGATTGGTTTGGTAAAGCATGGTGAAACATTAGCTGAATTAGCATCGGAAATTGAAGTCCCGGCTGAAAAATTAGCAGCGACAATCGCGACTTGGAATCAACAAGTTGCTCAACAACATGATGACGACTTTGAGCGTTCAACAGGAATGGATCGTGATATTTCGGTCGGACCATTTCTGGCAATTCATATCGCCCCAGCGGTTCACTATACCATGGGGGGAGTAAGAATTAATGCAAAAGCTCAAGTTTTAAAAGAAAATGGTACGCCATTGAAAGGGTTATTTGCTGGTGGTGAAGTAGCAGGTGGACTGCATGGAAATAATCGAATTGGTGGTAACTCAATTGCTGAAACAGTTATTTTTGGTCGCCAGGCAGGTTTGCAAGCTTGCAAGTATTTAACGAAAATTAAGTCAGAAATCTCTTGA
- a CDS encoding winged helix-turn-helix transcriptional regulator: MKRQVFDCQPGCPVESTLQIISGKWKSVILYHLLQEKVCHFGSLQRQLVNCSRRMLALQLKELEQDQIIEKITYQDQPFKTEYRLTLQGQTLKPVILAMAVWGEKYNRLQKNK, encoded by the coding sequence ATGAAGCGTCAAGTTTTTGATTGTCAGCCTGGTTGTCCGGTTGAAAGTACTTTGCAGATTATTTCCGGCAAATGGAAGAGTGTTATCTTATACCATCTGTTGCAAGAAAAAGTTTGTCACTTTGGCAGTCTGCAGCGTCAGCTAGTAAACTGTTCTCGACGAATGTTGGCATTGCAGTTGAAGGAATTAGAACAAGATCAAATTATTGAAAAAATAACTTATCAAGATCAACCATTTAAAACTGAGTATCGTTTAACTCTCCAAGGACAAACCTTGAAACCGGTTATTTTGGCAATGGCAGTTTGGGGTGAAAAATACAATCGGCTGCAAAAAAATAAGTGA
- the menD gene encoding 2-succinyl-5-enolpyruvyl-6-hydroxy-3-cyclohexene-1-carboxylic-acid synthase, with protein MNENEMLQKYISCLWEGLLAQKIKRVVLSPGSRSTPLALAAAQLAQEKLIELYVDVDERSAAFFALGLIKASAEPALIICTSGTAAANYFPAVCEAQLSHLPLLVLTTDRPPELQDIQAPQTIDQQKLYGNHVKHFWQLPLPSSSTKERQYLWQTVQRSVAVAKQEPAGPVQLNLPLRKPLVPQLPFKLPDNLQPLNFKAVSAQLDATQKQQLSRQLSGKRGLIIAGPQSKRDLISSQKILEWAQANNWPIIADPLSNLRSAANSNLISTADFLCRLPTINIAKYQPEVIIQTGSTLVSAAISNWLKQISVPTYFLDQHHSGVEATLQAKYYFPLSATDFLKDLTIQPAPLDWLQRWQQVEQLVTAQLDDYFLQQTKLSEIAAVYWLGKGLQPGNAFISNSMPIRDVENFWLQPQAKIFCNRGANGIDGINSTALGMAAEYSKQQNVLLTGDLAFFHDLTGLQMAKNYKLKLRVIINNNNGGGIFSFLPQSGKPGFNQVFGTPQNLDLQHLAAAYQADYHLADTPTNFQELISQPIRKLELIEIRSDRTANLLEHRQLNRQIQTVIQEELI; from the coding sequence ATGAACGAAAATGAAATGTTGCAAAAATATATTAGTTGTTTGTGGGAAGGTTTGCTGGCACAAAAAATTAAACGCGTTGTTTTGTCACCAGGATCGCGTTCAACGCCGCTGGCTTTAGCTGCAGCTCAATTAGCACAAGAAAAATTGATTGAACTGTATGTTGATGTAGATGAGCGGTCGGCAGCTTTTTTTGCCCTTGGCTTGATTAAAGCAAGTGCTGAGCCTGCTTTAATAATTTGCACTTCTGGGACGGCCGCCGCAAATTATTTTCCTGCCGTTTGTGAAGCTCAGCTTTCACATTTGCCTTTACTGGTTCTGACAACTGACCGCCCACCCGAATTACAAGATATTCAAGCTCCACAAACGATTGATCAACAAAAATTATATGGCAATCATGTTAAGCATTTCTGGCAGCTGCCTTTGCCGAGCAGCTCAACTAAGGAACGTCAATATTTGTGGCAGACAGTTCAAAGAAGTGTTGCCGTGGCTAAACAAGAACCTGCTGGACCCGTTCAATTAAACTTGCCGCTGCGCAAACCACTTGTACCGCAATTACCTTTTAAGTTGCCGGACAACCTACAGCCACTGAATTTTAAAGCTGTTTCTGCTCAATTAGATGCAACTCAAAAACAGCAGCTTAGTCGACAATTATCTGGTAAACGTGGTTTAATAATCGCTGGTCCACAATCTAAACGTGATTTGATTAGTAGTCAAAAAATATTAGAGTGGGCTCAAGCCAATAATTGGCCGATTATTGCTGATCCTTTAAGTAATCTAAGGTCAGCAGCTAACTCAAATTTAATTAGTACCGCTGATTTTTTGTGTCGTTTACCAACTATTAATATAGCTAAGTACCAACCAGAGGTCATTATTCAAACTGGCTCAACCTTAGTTTCGGCTGCAATTAGTAATTGGCTGAAACAGATTTCAGTTCCAACTTATTTTTTAGATCAACATCATAGCGGAGTTGAGGCTACTCTCCAGGCTAAGTATTATTTTCCGTTGTCTGCCACTGATTTTTTGAAAGATTTAACAATCCAGCCAGCACCATTAGATTGGTTGCAGCGTTGGCAACAAGTAGAACAATTAGTTACAGCTCAGCTGGATGATTATTTTTTACAGCAAACCAAATTAAGTGAAATCGCCGCTGTTTATTGGTTAGGAAAAGGTCTTCAGCCAGGCAATGCTTTTATTAGCAATTCGATGCCGATTCGCGATGTAGAGAACTTCTGGTTGCAACCGCAAGCCAAAATTTTTTGCAATCGTGGGGCAAACGGAATTGATGGTATCAATTCAACGGCCTTAGGGATGGCAGCTGAATATTCAAAGCAGCAAAATGTTTTGTTGACTGGCGATTTAGCCTTTTTTCATGATTTAACTGGTTTGCAGATGGCTAAGAATTATAAATTAAAATTACGAGTTATTATTAACAATAATAATGGTGGTGGAATCTTTTCGTTTTTACCACAGTCGGGCAAACCTGGATTTAATCAAGTCTTTGGTACACCACAGAATCTTGATTTGCAGCATTTAGCTGCTGCTTATCAGGCAGATTATCATTTGGCCGATACGCCGACTAACTTTCAAGAATTAATTAGTCAGCCAATACGCAAATTAGAATTGATCGAAATACGTTCAGATCGCACGGCTAATTTACTTGAACATCGGCAGTTGAATCGGCAAATTCAAACAGTTATTCAGGAAGAATTGATTTAA
- a CDS encoding isochorismate synthase, producing the protein MKKNLHYQEKKLSRLSTAQISYLLDQFETAFVFFDWENQTLKLCLGVAAECFPAKETKQNQFLTVKNWYQTLKTDWNTTITTAAPLIAGSFLFDPLKKTTAWAGLAAGYFFLPRLMISQNSTQTIAISCASTVKNGSRQLSRLQACLAAAKKTTGRAQIQQVSEVQVASWQQTVQQAVAAIQAQRLAKVVLARQAMVTLNQSLTAGELWQRLALIKQQNYQFLLKYQDQIFISLTPEKLAEFQPHQLRVDALAGTTARGDTLNQQQELGERLLQSTKNRIEHQIVVAEITHRLQELALKIEHPTEPQLLATGSVQHLYTPITAYGEVDPWRVLAQLHPTPALGGQPQQAALKFIRDFEGWDRGLFGGPTGWLDFTAKGKFTVAIRSALLTGLQAHLFAGAGIVADSDYQQETIETHNKMQPMLKLLKGRKKNERK; encoded by the coding sequence TTGAAGAAAAATTTGCATTATCAAGAAAAAAAATTATCACGGTTAAGCACAGCTCAAATTAGCTATTTACTTGACCAGTTTGAAACAGCCTTTGTTTTTTTTGATTGGGAAAATCAAACCTTAAAATTATGTCTGGGTGTCGCTGCTGAGTGTTTTCCAGCTAAAGAAACCAAGCAAAACCAGTTTTTAACGGTTAAAAACTGGTATCAAACCTTAAAAACTGACTGGAATACAACCATTACTACTGCGGCACCACTAATTGCTGGTAGTTTTTTATTTGATCCATTGAAAAAAACCACTGCTTGGGCAGGCTTAGCAGCTGGGTATTTCTTTTTACCACGATTAATGATTTCGCAAAATTCAACGCAGACAATTGCAATTAGTTGTGCGTCCACTGTAAAAAATGGTAGTCGCCAGTTATCACGTTTGCAGGCTTGTTTAGCTGCTGCTAAGAAAACAACTGGCAGGGCTCAAATTCAACAAGTATCTGAAGTACAAGTTGCTTCTTGGCAGCAGACTGTTCAACAAGCGGTGGCGGCAATTCAAGCCCAACGGTTAGCCAAGGTAGTTTTAGCTCGTCAAGCTATGGTAACTTTAAATCAGTCCTTAACAGCCGGTGAGCTTTGGCAAAGATTAGCATTGATTAAGCAGCAGAATTACCAGTTTTTATTAAAATATCAGGATCAAATATTTATTAGTTTGACACCCGAAAAATTAGCTGAGTTTCAACCGCATCAACTACGTGTTGATGCTTTAGCAGGAACTACCGCTCGAGGAGATACACTCAATCAACAACAAGAATTAGGTGAACGATTACTGCAGAGTACAAAAAATCGAATCGAACATCAAATTGTGGTTGCAGAAATTACCCACCGACTGCAAGAGCTCGCATTAAAGATTGAACATCCGACCGAACCACAGTTGCTGGCTACTGGCAGTGTGCAGCATTTGTATACACCGATTACAGCTTACGGAGAAGTTGATCCTTGGCGGGTACTTGCCCAACTTCATCCAACTCCCGCGTTAGGTGGTCAACCACAGCAAGCAGCTTTAAAATTCATCCGCGATTTTGAAGGTTGGGATCGTGGCTTATTTGGCGGACCAACTGGTTGGCTTGATTTTACAGCCAAAGGCAAATTTACGGTTGCAATTCGTTCAGCTTTATTAACTGGGTTGCAGGCACATTTATTTGCTGGAGCAGGAATTGTAGCTGACTCAGATTATCAACAGGAAACAATTGAAACACATAATAAAATGCAGCCAATGCTAAAGTTACTGAAAGGCCGAAAGAAAAATGAACGAAAATGA
- a CDS encoding class II fumarate hydratase, with the protein MTAKDFRIESDTLGEVKIPATALWGPQTERSRNNFPTGNYMPLPLIKALLQLKKAAAQANLAEGNFDQVKSELITKAIDQLLALSDNELRQDFPLKVYQTGSGTQTNMNVNEVVANKAAQINNQIEILPNDDVNRGQSSNDIFPTAMNITASEAVAAVKKAAEHLIAELKVKQNKYWRTVKIGRTHLQDATPLTFGQEVSGWVSMLEHDLQYLEQLEGTLFELAMGGTAVGTGLNAAPHFADDIAEKMSQVYGMQFTAKTNKFAGLAAHSGLNVVHGAFKTLAADLMKIANDVRFLASGPRAGYDELNIPANEPGSSIMPGKVNPTQAEAITMAAVRVMGNDVVVDLASSQGNFEMNVYKPVLIDAFLESADLLAGTMTGFADKMIHGLTVNATRMEELVDNSLMTVTALSPHIGYHDSAKIAQSADQAGTTLKEAAIKSGKVTADQFDEWVDPLKMTNID; encoded by the coding sequence ATGACAGCAAAAGATTTTCGCATTGAATCAGATACCTTGGGAGAAGTTAAGATTCCAGCAACTGCTTTATGGGGACCACAAACAGAGCGTAGCCGCAATAATTTTCCTACTGGAAATTATATGCCTTTGCCATTAATTAAGGCTTTATTGCAATTAAAAAAAGCTGCTGCCCAGGCGAACTTGGCTGAAGGCAATTTTGATCAAGTTAAAAGTGAATTAATTACTAAAGCAATTGATCAGTTATTGGCTTTATCAGACAACGAATTAAGGCAAGACTTTCCGTTAAAAGTTTATCAAACTGGTTCGGGTACACAAACGAATATGAATGTTAATGAAGTAGTTGCTAACAAGGCTGCTCAAATTAACAATCAAATTGAAATTTTGCCAAATGATGATGTTAATCGTGGACAAAGTTCAAATGACATTTTTCCAACAGCGATGAATATCACGGCCAGTGAAGCTGTAGCTGCTGTGAAAAAAGCAGCAGAACATTTGATTGCAGAATTAAAAGTTAAGCAGAATAAGTATTGGCGGACTGTCAAAATTGGTCGGACACATTTGCAGGATGCTACACCATTAACATTTGGTCAAGAAGTTAGCGGTTGGGTCAGCATGTTGGAACATGATTTACAATATTTAGAGCAGTTGGAAGGAACTTTGTTCGAATTGGCCATGGGTGGCACTGCGGTTGGCACTGGATTAAATGCTGCCCCGCATTTTGCTGATGATATTGCAGAGAAGATGAGTCAGGTTTATGGAATGCAATTTACAGCTAAGACAAATAAATTTGCTGGTTTAGCAGCTCATTCAGGTTTGAATGTTGTTCATGGTGCGTTTAAAACCTTAGCAGCTGATTTGATGAAAATTGCCAATGACGTTCGTTTCTTAGCGAGTGGTCCACGAGCGGGTTATGATGAATTAAATATTCCAGCCAATGAACCAGGCTCATCAATTATGCCCGGAAAAGTCAATCCGACCCAAGCCGAAGCAATTACTATGGCAGCAGTTCGGGTAATGGGAAATGATGTTGTTGTTGACTTGGCCTCTTCCCAAGGAAATTTTGAAATGAATGTTTACAAACCAGTTCTAATTGATGCTTTCTTGGAATCAGCTGATTTGTTAGCTGGAACGATGACAGGTTTTGCAGATAAAATGATTCATGGTTTAACTGTCAATGCTACACGCATGGAGGAACTGGTTGATAATTCCTTAATGACAGTTACAGCTTTGTCACCGCATATTGGTTATCATGATAGCGCCAAAATTGCTCAGTCAGCTGATCAGGCTGGAACTACTTTAAAAGAAGCAGCAATCAAATCAGGGAAAGTTACTGCTGACCAGTTCGATGAATGGGTTGATCCTTTAAAAATGACTAATATTGACTAA
- the citG gene encoding triphosphoribosyl-dephospho-CoA synthase CitG has protein sequence MLFSSGQSQTINDVLRDKDQRVAFQRQLLQLYPKFSLVVIKLNIPGEIKYNSEINKLFTVGYKAFRSNLSKINSTVYDEYIWRRPVGVTAFLVIENSGYDLKQIAVDFEENYSLGRLFDVDVLTQKGSISRKDIDLPVRQCLLCNRPAKECARSRHHSVAELQKIIEKKWLDFQETKADLHDYREKIVNFAVKSLLYEVTVTPKPGLVDPSNHDSHPDMNAFMFIDSSLSLKNYFDACFDAGWSFESNAYQQLLTKIRPLGMAAEKKMFAATSGVNTHKGAIFSLGIIVTATANASQQRYFPTVDEVLTIVKAMCSQLVEKDFAKLTQKTAENLTAGQKQYLKYGLTGIRGEVQAGFPTIINWGLPYLKRTNSAAEELNQRLLNTLLQLAMHTADSNLIKRAHHNQKIIETTRQQISNYFSLGAQKTGKGRAAYRQTQEYFKQNNLSLGGTADLLIITIFLAFLTNIF, from the coding sequence ATGTTATTTTCTAGTGGACAGTCGCAAACGATTAACGATGTATTACGGGATAAAGACCAACGAGTAGCCTTCCAGCGTCAACTTCTGCAGTTGTATCCTAAGTTTTCTTTAGTTGTAATTAAATTGAATATTCCTGGAGAAATTAAATATAATTCGGAAATTAATAAGTTGTTTACGGTTGGCTATAAGGCATTTAGATCGAACTTATCCAAAATAAATAGCACTGTTTATGATGAGTATATTTGGCGTCGACCAGTTGGAGTAACAGCTTTTTTAGTGATTGAAAATTCAGGATATGATTTGAAACAAATAGCAGTTGACTTTGAAGAAAATTATTCGTTGGGAAGATTATTTGATGTGGATGTTTTGACTCAAAAAGGTTCAATATCAAGAAAAGACATCGATTTGCCTGTCCGCCAGTGTCTCCTTTGCAATCGCCCAGCTAAAGAATGTGCCCGTTCACGCCATCATTCTGTGGCGGAACTACAGAAAATAATTGAGAAAAAGTGGCTTGATTTTCAAGAAACTAAAGCAGATTTACATGATTATCGAGAAAAAATAGTCAATTTTGCAGTGAAAAGTTTATTATACGAAGTAACCGTCACACCTAAACCTGGGTTGGTTGATCCGAGTAATCACGATTCACATCCGGATATGAATGCCTTTATGTTTATTGATAGCTCACTGAGTTTGAAAAACTATTTTGATGCTTGTTTTGATGCCGGTTGGAGTTTTGAATCAAACGCTTATCAACAACTTTTGACTAAAATTCGTCCCCTGGGCATGGCAGCAGAGAAAAAGATGTTTGCTGCAACGAGCGGAGTTAATACGCATAAAGGAGCAATTTTTTCTCTAGGGATTATTGTGACTGCAACAGCTAATGCAAGCCAGCAGCGGTATTTTCCTACTGTTGATGAGGTCTTGACAATTGTTAAGGCAATGTGTTCACAGTTGGTTGAAAAGGATTTTGCTAAACTCACTCAAAAAACGGCGGAAAATTTAACCGCCGGACAAAAGCAATATCTGAAATATGGTTTAACCGGAATCCGTGGCGAGGTTCAAGCTGGTTTTCCAACAATTATCAACTGGGGGTTGCCGTATTTAAAAAGAACAAATTCGGCTGCTGAGGAACTAAATCAACGGTTACTAAATACATTGTTACAGCTAGCTATGCATACGGCTGACAGTAATTTAATTAAACGTGCTCATCATAATCAAAAAATTATTGAGACCACTCGACAACAAATTAGCAATTATTTTAGTTTGGGAGCGCAAAAAACGGGGAAAGGGCGAGCTGCTTATAGGCAAACTCAAGAATACTTCAAGCAAAATAATTTGAGCTTGGGAGGAACAGCTGATTTATTGATTATTACAATTTTCTTAGCTTTTTTGACTAATATTTTTTGA